Proteins co-encoded in one Micropterus dolomieu isolate WLL.071019.BEF.003 ecotype Adirondacks linkage group LG19, ASM2129224v1, whole genome shotgun sequence genomic window:
- the LOC123957346 gene encoding fermitin family homolog 3-like produces the protein MAAWDLSVIVEDLGSDAPPVTISVASDLHIGGVILKLVEKTQITRDWSDHALWWEQKQRWLLRTAWTLEKYGIHADARLIFMPQHKPLRLGLPNGITLRLRACFSSPAFQTVMGICRMLNIRHPEELSLLRPVEEKKKKKDKDSAEEIYDLTEVPLSSASRPCLYNGMPAHFADSPQMEAIYKMLSVTQPPPTPEVIAKQYRPASVVDKAHIHGRWLDSSRCLMQQGIQENDRLWLRFKYFAFYDIEPKYDVVRLSQLYEQARWAILLEDIDCTEEEMMLFGALQYHISKVSQSEPQMLSSNAAMEDLESALLSLEVKMEGESSSASEMLDNMTAPELNDYLKIFRPKRLTLKGYKQYWFKFQDTSISYFKSKEESIGEPIQQINLKGCEVAPDVNMAAQKFLIRLLIPAPEGMNEVYLRCENEQQYAQWMAACRLGSKGKSLADSTFQSEIQSIRSFLAMQKTSSSSHGNTPANDESINPHSLVSPRYHKKYKAKQLTPRILDAYQNVAQLPLTDAVMRFLQIWQALPDFGLSYVVVRFKGSRKDEVLGIAPNRLIRIDLGVGDVVKTWRYNNMKQWNVNWDIKQVAIEFEGNINIAFSCITADCKIVHEFIGGYIFMSTRSREKSDTLNEELFHKLTGGHEAL, from the exons ATGGCGGCATGGGACCTGTCAGTCATAGTGGAGGACCTGGGGTCTGATGCGCCACCTGTCACCATCAGCGTGGCATCTGACCTCCACATCGGAGGGGTCATCCTAAAGCTGGTGGAAAAGACAC AGATCACGCGTGATTGGTCGGACCATGCGCTATGGTGGGAGCAGAAGCAGCGGTGGCTGCTGCGGACAGCCTGGACTCTGGAGAAATATGGCATCCACGCCGACGCCCGGCTTATCTTCATGCCCCAACACAAGCCACTGAGACTGGGTCTGCCTAACGGCATTACCCTGAGGCTCCGGGCCTGCTTCTCCTCCCCCGCCTTCCAGACCGTGATGGGCATCTGCAGAATGCTCA ATATCCGTCACCCCGAGGAGCTCTCCCTCCTTCGGCCCgtagaggagaaaaagaagaagaaagataaGGACTCGGCAGAGGAGATCTACGACCTGACCGAGGTGCCCCTCTCCTCGG CATCCCGGCCCTGTCTGTATAATGGCATGCCGGCTCACTTTGCCGACTCACCTCAGATGGAGGCCATCTACAAGATGCTGTCAGTCACCCAGCCTCCCCCCACCCCCGAGGTTATAGCCAAGCAGTACCGCCCCGCCAGCGTGGTGGACAAGGCCCATATCCATGGCAG GTGGTTGGACTCATCCCGTTGTCTTATGCAGCAGGGCATCCAAGAAAATGACAGACTCTGGCTTCGTTTCAAATACTTTGCTTTCTATGACATAGAACCCAAG TATGATGTTGTGCGCCTGAGCCAGCTGTATGAGCAAGCACGCTGGGCCATCTTGCTGGAGGACATCGACTGCACTGAGGAGGAGATGATGCTGTTTGGAGCCCTACAG TACCACATCAGTAAGGTGTCTCAGTCGGAGCCCCAGATGCTAAGCTCCAATGCAGCCATGGAGGACCTGGAGTCTGCCCTGCTGTCCCTGGAGGtcaagatggagggagagagcagcTCTGCATCGGAGATGCTG GATAACATGACTGCACCAGAACTCAATGATTATCTAAAGATATTCAG GCCAAAGAGGCTGACTCTGAAGGGATATAAGCAGTACTGGTTCAAGTTCCAGGATACCTCCATCTCTTACTTCAAGAGCAAAGAGGAGAGCATTGGAGAGCCCATTCAACAGATTAACCTCAAAG GATGTGAGGTGGCACCGGACGTTAACATGGCAGCACAGAAGTTCCTTATCAGACTGCTGATACCAGCGCCTGAGGGCATGAATGAGGTCTATCTGCGCTGTGAAAAC gaGCAGCAGTATGCTCAGTGGATGGCTGCATGTCGACTGGGCTCCAAAGGCAAGAGTCTGGCTGACAGCACTTTCCAGAGCGAGATCCAAAGCATCCGCTCCTTCCTTGCTATGCAAAAGACCAGCTCCAGTTCCCATGGCAACACACCTGCCAACGATGAAAGCATCAATCCTCACAGTCTGGTCTCGCCACGTTACCATAAGAAGTACAAAGCCAAGCAG CTGACCCCTCGTATCCTGGACGCATACCAGAACGTGGCTCAGCTCCCACTGACAGACGCAGTGATGCGCTTCCTGCAGATCTGGCAAGCTCTGCCTGACTTTGGGCTCTCTTACGTTGTTGTCAG GTTTAAGGGTAGTCGCAAAGACGAGGTACTGGGCATTGCTCCCAACCGTCTAATCCGTATTGACCTGGGCGTGGGTGATGTGGTGAAAACGTGGCGCTACAACAACATGAAGCAGTGGAACGTCAACTGGGACATAAAACAG GTGGCCATAGAGTTTGAAGGCAACATCAACATCGCTTTCAGCTGCATAACCGCCGACTGCAAAATCGTTCACGAGTTCATCGGAGGCTACATTTTCATGTCGACACGCAGTCGTGAGAAGAGCGACACGCTCAATGAGGAGCTTTTCCACAAGCTGACTGGGGGCCATGAAGCTCTCTAA
- the LOC123958022 gene encoding ADP-ribose glycohydrolase MACROD1-like isoform X3 yields MALQISALFSYIRAPLFTGPLSRVRADFKGAGVKFKHILNTGRPQFGGKPATSPLRGHINVALRTEKFSTTPTAALWKSSQGNGSSSPRGRRGWLGKVALGAALGVSTVVVVQSLHTGTLTAMALKINLNSAEGDWKETKDFLLSRTVNDRRQYYRTSSYEKLDDISVWTPAAGASEQPLHPRNEKLDRKISLYSGDITELEIDAIVNAELLQSRTMQSSMELTRGNS; encoded by the exons ATGGCACTGCAAATATCTGCTCTATTTTCATATATCAGAGCCCCACTGTTCACAGGCCCTCTGTCCCGTGTACGCGCAGATTTCAAGGGAGCCGGTGTCAagttcaaacacattttaaatacaggGAGACCCCAGTTTGGAGGGAAGCCAGCAACAAGTCCTCTCCGCGGCCATATTAACGTTGCCCTGCGAACTGAGAAGTTTTCAACAACACCGACGGCGGCACTTTGGAAGTCCAGCCAGGGGAACGGTTCCTCTTCACCCCGGGGAAGGAGAGGCTGGCTGGGCAAGGTCGCCCTCGGTGCCGCCCTCGGAGTGAGCACAGTCGTGGTGGTCCAGTCTCTCCACACCGGAACCCTTACCGCCATGGCCCTCAAAATTAACCTGAACTCCGCTGAGGGAGACTGGAAGGAGACCAAGG ACTTCTTGCTGTCTCGGACTGTGAACGACAGGCGTCAGTACTACAGGACTTCTAGCTATGAGAAGCTTGACGACATCTCAGTGTGGACTCCCGCTGCAG GTGCTTCTGAGCAACCTCTCCACCCGAGGAATGAAAAGTTGGACCGCAAGATTTCCCTCTACAGCGGTGACATCACCGAGCTGGAGATAGATGCTATTGTCAAtgcag aGCTTTTACAGAGTCGCACGATGCAAAGTAGCATGGAATTAACAAGAGGAAACAGCTAG
- the LOC123958022 gene encoding ADP-ribose glycohydrolase MACROD1-like isoform X5, whose amino-acid sequence MALQISALFSYIRAPLFTGPLSRVRADFKGAGVKFKHILNTGRPQFGGKPATSPLRGHINVALRTEKFSTTPTAALWKSSQGNGSSSPRGRRGWLGKVALGAALGVSTVVVVQSLHTGTLTAMALKINLNSAEGDWKETKDFLLSRTVNDRRQYYRTSSYEKLDDISVWTPAAGASEQPLHPRNEKLDRKISLYSGDITELEIDAIVNAAPGSCPLHYKTLQT is encoded by the exons ATGGCACTGCAAATATCTGCTCTATTTTCATATATCAGAGCCCCACTGTTCACAGGCCCTCTGTCCCGTGTACGCGCAGATTTCAAGGGAGCCGGTGTCAagttcaaacacattttaaatacaggGAGACCCCAGTTTGGAGGGAAGCCAGCAACAAGTCCTCTCCGCGGCCATATTAACGTTGCCCTGCGAACTGAGAAGTTTTCAACAACACCGACGGCGGCACTTTGGAAGTCCAGCCAGGGGAACGGTTCCTCTTCACCCCGGGGAAGGAGAGGCTGGCTGGGCAAGGTCGCCCTCGGTGCCGCCCTCGGAGTGAGCACAGTCGTGGTGGTCCAGTCTCTCCACACCGGAACCCTTACCGCCATGGCCCTCAAAATTAACCTGAACTCCGCTGAGGGAGACTGGAAGGAGACCAAGG ACTTCTTGCTGTCTCGGACTGTGAACGACAGGCGTCAGTACTACAGGACTTCTAGCTATGAGAAGCTTGACGACATCTCAGTGTGGACTCCCGCTGCAG GTGCTTCTGAGCAACCTCTCCACCCGAGGAATGAAAAGTTGGACCGCAAGATTTCCCTCTACAGCGGTGACATCACCGAGCTGGAGATAGATGCTATTGTCAAtgcag CCCCTGGCTCCTGCCCACTCcactataaaacactacaaacATAA
- the LOC123958022 gene encoding ADP-ribose glycohydrolase MACROD1-like isoform X4 — translation MALQISALFSYIRAPLFTGPLSRVRADFKGAGVKFKHILNTGRPQFGGKPATSPLRGHINVALRTEKFSTTPTAALWKSSQGNGSSSPRGRRGWLGKVALGAALGVSTVVVVQSLHTGTLTAMALKINLNSAEGDWKETKDFLLSRTVNDRRQYYRTSSYEKLDDISVWTPAAGASEQPLHPRNEKLDRKISLYSGDITELEIDAIVNAGSVQADTLFVFVLFM, via the exons ATGGCACTGCAAATATCTGCTCTATTTTCATATATCAGAGCCCCACTGTTCACAGGCCCTCTGTCCCGTGTACGCGCAGATTTCAAGGGAGCCGGTGTCAagttcaaacacattttaaatacaggGAGACCCCAGTTTGGAGGGAAGCCAGCAACAAGTCCTCTCCGCGGCCATATTAACGTTGCCCTGCGAACTGAGAAGTTTTCAACAACACCGACGGCGGCACTTTGGAAGTCCAGCCAGGGGAACGGTTCCTCTTCACCCCGGGGAAGGAGAGGCTGGCTGGGCAAGGTCGCCCTCGGTGCCGCCCTCGGAGTGAGCACAGTCGTGGTGGTCCAGTCTCTCCACACCGGAACCCTTACCGCCATGGCCCTCAAAATTAACCTGAACTCCGCTGAGGGAGACTGGAAGGAGACCAAGG ACTTCTTGCTGTCTCGGACTGTGAACGACAGGCGTCAGTACTACAGGACTTCTAGCTATGAGAAGCTTGACGACATCTCAGTGTGGACTCCCGCTGCAG GTGCTTCTGAGCAACCTCTCCACCCGAGGAATGAAAAGTTGGACCGCAAGATTTCCCTCTACAGCGGTGACATCACCGAGCTGGAGATAGATGCTATTGTCAAtgcag gGTCCGTGCAGGCAGatacattgtttgtttttgtcttgtttatgTAG
- the LOC123958022 gene encoding ADP-ribose glycohydrolase MACROD1-like isoform X6 — MALQISALFSYIRAPLFTGPLSRVRADFKGAGVKFKHILNTGRPQFGGKPATSPLRGHINVALRTEKFSTTPTAALWKSSQGNGSSSPRGRRGWLGKVALGAALGVSTVVVVQSLHTGTLTAMALKINLNSAEGDWKETKDFLLSRTVNDRRQYYRTSSYEKLDDISVWTPAAGASEQPLHPRNEKLDRKISLYSGDITELEIDAIVNAVVR; from the exons ATGGCACTGCAAATATCTGCTCTATTTTCATATATCAGAGCCCCACTGTTCACAGGCCCTCTGTCCCGTGTACGCGCAGATTTCAAGGGAGCCGGTGTCAagttcaaacacattttaaatacaggGAGACCCCAGTTTGGAGGGAAGCCAGCAACAAGTCCTCTCCGCGGCCATATTAACGTTGCCCTGCGAACTGAGAAGTTTTCAACAACACCGACGGCGGCACTTTGGAAGTCCAGCCAGGGGAACGGTTCCTCTTCACCCCGGGGAAGGAGAGGCTGGCTGGGCAAGGTCGCCCTCGGTGCCGCCCTCGGAGTGAGCACAGTCGTGGTGGTCCAGTCTCTCCACACCGGAACCCTTACCGCCATGGCCCTCAAAATTAACCTGAACTCCGCTGAGGGAGACTGGAAGGAGACCAAGG ACTTCTTGCTGTCTCGGACTGTGAACGACAGGCGTCAGTACTACAGGACTTCTAGCTATGAGAAGCTTGACGACATCTCAGTGTGGACTCCCGCTGCAG GTGCTTCTGAGCAACCTCTCCACCCGAGGAATGAAAAGTTGGACCGCAAGATTTCCCTCTACAGCGGTGACATCACCGAGCTGGAGATAGATGCTATTGTCAAtgcag